One Sediminibacillus dalangtanensis genomic region harbors:
- a CDS encoding electron transfer flavoprotein subunit beta/FixA family protein, giving the protein MNIYVLLKRTFDTEEKINIQQGKIDEDGAEFIINPYDEYAVEEAINQRDQHGGEVTVITIGEEDSEKQLRTALAMGADKAVLINTEDDLEAGDQFTTARILEAYFEDKQPDLILAGNVAIDEASGQVGPRLAERLGISYVTTITKLEIEGESVHIERDVEGDMEKVDTQLPLLVTCQQGLNEPRYPSLPGIMKAKKKPLEELEIDDLDLDEDDVEPKTKTIEVFLPPEKAAGRVLEGEVNDQVKELVTLLRTEAKIL; this is encoded by the coding sequence ATGAATATCTATGTACTTTTAAAAAGGACATTCGATACGGAAGAAAAAATCAACATTCAACAAGGCAAGATTGATGAAGACGGAGCAGAGTTCATTATCAACCCTTATGATGAATATGCCGTAGAAGAAGCGATAAACCAACGGGATCAACATGGCGGTGAAGTAACCGTGATTACCATTGGAGAAGAGGATTCCGAGAAACAATTGAGAACCGCACTGGCTATGGGGGCGGACAAGGCAGTATTGATCAACACGGAAGACGATTTGGAGGCAGGTGACCAATTCACAACTGCAAGGATTCTGGAAGCCTATTTTGAGGATAAGCAGCCTGATTTAATATTGGCTGGAAACGTCGCTATTGATGAAGCGAGTGGACAGGTGGGTCCTAGACTTGCAGAAAGACTTGGTATTTCCTATGTCACCACCATAACAAAACTGGAGATCGAAGGAGAAAGCGTTCACATTGAAAGAGATGTCGAAGGCGATATGGAAAAAGTCGATACCCAATTGCCGCTCCTTGTAACCTGCCAACAGGGATTGAATGAACCACGTTATCCATCTTTGCCAGGGATCATGAAGGCAAAGAAAAAACCTTTGGAAGAACTCGAAATAGATGATTTGGATCTGGATGAAGATGACGTCGAGCCAAAAACAAAAACAATTGAAGTTTTCCTTCCTCCGGAAAAAGCGGCCGGGAGAGTCCTGGAAGGAGAGGTCAATGACCAGGTGAAGGAATTGGTGACATTGCTTAGAACAGAAGCTAAGATTTTATAA
- a CDS encoding long-chain-fatty-acid--CoA ligase produces MDNEKPWLKQYPADIPTSIRYDEKPLHEYLEESASNNPKMKALYFMGREMTYEEVYNQALKVAGFLQSIGIEKGDRVAIMLPNTPQAVIGYYAVLLAGGIVVQTNPLYQERELEYQLQDSGAKVIICLDILLPRVSQVKKNTALDHIIVTQIKEYLPFPKNLIYPFIQKKQYNMVVKLEASADTHLWNQVISETGHDLKACAIDPKQDLALLQYTGGTTGYPKGVMLTHYNLVSNGLMSQAWLGSKQKRDIVMGVLPFFHVYGMTTVMNYSVMTGSKMILMPKFEPEDVLKTIEKQKPTVFPGAPTIYIALLHHPRLKQYDLSSIEACLSGSAPLPAEVQQQFQNVTKGKLVEGYGLTESSPVTHSNFLNGNNVNGSIGVPWPDTDVKIVDMETFQELPNGEVGEIAVKGPQVMKGYWNRKEETEQVLKNGWLLTGDIGYMDERGYFYVVDRKKDMIIAGGYNIYPREVEEVLYEFNGVQEVVIAGVPDEYRGETVKAYIVPKQGVQLVEKELDQFCRKRLAAYKVPRIYEFMDELPKTAVGKILRRKLVEEDKKKQAREATKTV; encoded by the coding sequence ATGGATAATGAAAAACCATGGTTAAAACAGTATCCCGCTGATATTCCAACGAGCATTCGCTATGACGAGAAACCTCTGCACGAATATTTGGAGGAAAGTGCTTCAAATAACCCCAAAATGAAAGCGCTTTATTTTATGGGGAGGGAAATGACTTACGAAGAGGTCTATAATCAAGCTTTGAAAGTGGCGGGCTTCCTCCAATCGATTGGCATCGAAAAAGGGGATCGAGTCGCAATCATGCTGCCGAACACTCCTCAGGCGGTCATCGGTTATTATGCTGTCCTCTTGGCAGGAGGGATTGTCGTTCAAACCAATCCTCTCTATCAGGAACGTGAGTTGGAATACCAACTACAGGACTCGGGAGCAAAAGTAATCATTTGTCTCGACATTTTGCTTCCTCGCGTCTCCCAAGTAAAGAAAAATACGGCGCTGGACCACATAATAGTGACCCAAATTAAAGAATACCTGCCTTTTCCTAAAAATTTGATTTACCCATTTATCCAAAAAAAGCAATACAATATGGTTGTAAAACTGGAAGCGTCTGCTGATACGCATCTTTGGAACCAGGTGATTTCAGAAACGGGGCACGATTTGAAAGCATGTGCTATTGACCCAAAACAGGACCTGGCTTTATTGCAATATACAGGAGGTACAACCGGTTATCCGAAAGGCGTCATGCTTACCCATTACAACCTTGTTTCCAATGGGTTGATGTCCCAAGCTTGGCTTGGAAGCAAACAGAAGCGGGATATCGTCATGGGAGTACTGCCTTTTTTTCACGTTTACGGAATGACAACCGTCATGAATTATTCTGTTATGACTGGATCTAAAATGATTCTTATGCCGAAGTTCGAACCGGAGGATGTTTTGAAAACAATTGAGAAACAAAAGCCAACCGTATTTCCCGGTGCTCCGACTATTTATATCGCCCTGCTTCATCATCCACGTCTCAAACAGTACGATTTATCATCCATTGAAGCGTGTTTAAGTGGATCTGCACCACTTCCAGCAGAAGTGCAGCAACAATTTCAAAATGTGACGAAAGGGAAATTAGTGGAAGGTTATGGACTGACCGAGTCCTCTCCCGTCACTCATTCCAATTTTCTGAACGGCAACAATGTCAACGGCAGTATCGGCGTCCCTTGGCCGGATACGGATGTTAAAATAGTCGATATGGAGACATTTCAAGAATTACCGAACGGAGAAGTAGGTGAAATCGCTGTCAAAGGCCCCCAAGTGATGAAGGGATACTGGAACAGGAAGGAAGAAACGGAACAAGTATTGAAAAACGGCTGGCTCCTGACAGGTGATATCGGTTATATGGACGAACGAGGTTATTTTTATGTGGTCGATCGAAAGAAAGATATGATCATTGCTGGAGGATATAATATTTATCCGAGAGAAGTAGAAGAGGTGCTGTATGAGTTCAATGGAGTCCAGGAGGTAGTCATTGCAGGGGTTCCTGATGAATATCGTGGTGAGACAGTAAAGGCCTATATCGTTCCGAAACAGGGAGTGCAACTTGTAGAAAAAGAGTTAGACCAATTCTGCCGCAAACGGCTAGCCGCTTATAAAGTCCCGCGTATATATGAATTTATGGATGAACTCCCTAAAACAGCGGTAGGGAAGATACTTCGCCGGAAGTTGGTAGAGGAAGATAAGAAGAAACAGGCGAGAGAAGCAACGAAAACGGTTTGA
- the trxA gene encoding thioredoxin, which produces MAIVTATDQNFSTETGDGVVLADFWAPWCGPCKMIAPVLEEIDDEMSDKVKIVKLDVDENQETAGKFGVMSIPTLLLFKDGEVVDQVIGFQPKEALVDLINKHS; this is translated from the coding sequence ATGGCAATTGTAACTGCGACCGATCAAAATTTTTCAACAGAAACAGGGGACGGTGTCGTACTGGCCGATTTTTGGGCACCTTGGTGTGGGCCATGTAAAATGATCGCTCCTGTATTGGAAGAAATTGATGATGAAATGAGCGACAAAGTAAAAATTGTCAAACTTGATGTTGATGAAAACCAGGAAACGGCTGGAAAGTTCGGAGTTATGAGCATTCCTACCCTTCTTTTGTTCAAAGACGGGGAAGTAGTGGATCAAGTAATCGGTTTCCAACCGAAAGAAGCGTTGGTAGATTTGATCAATAAGCACTCTTAA
- a CDS encoding TetR/AcrR family transcriptional regulator produces the protein MKNTKPKFNQIIDAAVEVIAKNGYHSSQVSKIAKKAGVADGTIYLYFKNKEDILVSLFQEKMGQFIERIEQEIAEKNNAEEKLLELIQLHFSQLGANLPLAIVTQLELRQSNPDLRKKINDVLKRYLTVIDSIIQEGIEEKLFQDNLNKKLVRQMIFGTIDETVTNWVMKDHKYSLVDQAEEVHGLLVNGISKR, from the coding sequence ATGAAAAACACCAAACCAAAATTCAATCAGATTATTGATGCAGCAGTAGAGGTCATTGCCAAGAATGGATATCATTCGTCACAAGTGTCCAAGATTGCTAAAAAAGCGGGGGTAGCAGACGGAACTATCTACTTATATTTCAAAAATAAAGAGGATATCCTGGTCTCCTTGTTTCAAGAAAAAATGGGGCAATTCATCGAGAGGATCGAACAGGAAATAGCCGAGAAAAACAACGCGGAGGAAAAATTACTTGAATTAATCCAGCTGCATTTCAGCCAGCTCGGTGCCAATCTTCCATTGGCAATTGTAACCCAGCTGGAATTACGCCAATCCAATCCCGACCTGAGGAAGAAGATCAATGACGTATTGAAGCGCTATTTAACCGTCATTGACAGTATCATCCAAGAAGGCATAGAAGAGAAATTATTTCAGGATAATCTGAATAAAAAACTGGTCAGGCAGATGATTTTCGGGACCATTGATGAAACAGTTACCAACTGGGTGATGAAGGATCATAAATACAGTTTGGTCGACCAGGCCGAAGAAGTACACGGGTTGCTGGTCAACGGAATATCAAAAAGATAA
- a CDS encoding DUF350 domain-containing protein yields MTGFWENTLVETAARYSVSILCLVLFLAIFEIVTSYKNWEEIKNGNMSVAMATGGKIFGIANIFRYSIEHNDTLLQSIGWGIFGFFLLLIGYFIFEFLTPTYKIDDEIANDNRAVGFVSMVISVGLSFVIGASIG; encoded by the coding sequence ATGACCGGCTTTTGGGAAAATACGCTCGTCGAAACAGCAGCAAGGTACAGTGTCTCTATTTTATGTCTGGTTTTGTTTCTCGCTATCTTCGAAATTGTCACTTCCTATAAAAATTGGGAAGAAATCAAAAATGGAAATATGTCGGTAGCTATGGCTACAGGAGGAAAAATATTCGGTATTGCCAATATATTCAGGTATTCCATCGAACATAACGATACACTTTTACAAAGTATTGGATGGGGGATATTCGGGTTCTTTTTATTATTGATCGGATATTTCATATTTGAATTTTTGACGCCTACATACAAAATCGATGATGAAATAGCCAATGATAATCGGGCTGTCGGCTTCGTGTCAATGGTTATCTCGGTTGGTCTTTCCTTTGTCATCGGAGCAAGTATCGGATAA
- a CDS encoding YslB family protein, with product MGKNRELTDETTLDFLHTSGAGYDILRYICLPDLLGKDAPPILYIMGKNLARKMQVGSMEDIVNFFEKLGWGNLQLIKEKRREMIWELTAEQINARQQAHLPEVEYRLEAGFLAESIQQIKGLPCEGIEEIKPKNNSVQFSIVYTK from the coding sequence ATGGGGAAAAACAGAGAGCTTACTGACGAAACAACCCTTGATTTTTTACATACATCCGGAGCCGGATATGATATACTACGGTACATTTGCCTGCCGGACTTACTTGGAAAAGATGCCCCGCCCATTCTTTATATTATGGGTAAAAACCTGGCAAGAAAGATGCAGGTTGGCAGCATGGAGGATATAGTAAATTTTTTCGAAAAACTAGGTTGGGGAAATTTGCAGTTAATAAAAGAAAAGCGGCGGGAGATGATTTGGGAATTGACTGCTGAACAAATTAATGCTCGTCAGCAAGCACACCTCCCGGAAGTCGAATATCGTTTGGAAGCCGGATTTCTTGCAGAGTCTATTCAACAAATCAAAGGACTTCCCTGTGAAGGGATTGAAGAAATCAAGCCAAAAAACAATAGCGTCCAATTCAGTATTGTCTACACGAAATGA
- a CDS encoding enoyl-CoA hydratase encodes MSTIHYQKSGQVASLTISSPPANALSRAILEQLEAVLDEVEQEQDIKALILKGEGKFFSAGADIKEFTSLQQAEDYTALAKQGQELFNRMEGFKIPIIAAVHGAALGGGLELAMACHIRLVSEQAKLGLPELTIGIIPGFAGTQRLPAYVGAAKAYEMILTGEPISGRMAAEYGLANHSYPEEVLFEKANELAAKVAAKSGPTIHRVMKLIPYTKNKNFQEGIEAEAEAFGEIFGNEDASEGITAFIEKRKPSFQDK; translated from the coding sequence ATGAGCACTATACATTATCAGAAATCGGGACAGGTGGCCAGTCTGACGATTAGCAGTCCGCCTGCCAATGCTTTATCGCGTGCCATTTTGGAACAGCTTGAAGCCGTCTTAGATGAGGTGGAACAGGAACAGGACATAAAAGCGTTGATCTTAAAGGGCGAAGGGAAATTTTTCTCGGCGGGAGCTGACATAAAAGAGTTCACTTCCCTTCAACAGGCGGAAGACTATACAGCGCTGGCTAAACAAGGGCAAGAGCTTTTTAATCGGATGGAGGGGTTTAAAATCCCGATTATTGCCGCCGTTCATGGAGCGGCTTTAGGCGGAGGTCTTGAACTAGCAATGGCCTGCCATATCCGGCTCGTCAGTGAACAGGCAAAACTCGGCCTGCCAGAGCTGACAATTGGAATTATTCCAGGGTTTGCAGGAACGCAGCGTCTGCCAGCTTATGTAGGTGCGGCGAAAGCCTATGAAATGATATTAACCGGTGAACCGATTAGCGGGAGGATGGCTGCCGAATACGGACTTGCCAATCATAGCTATCCGGAAGAGGTATTATTCGAAAAGGCAAACGAGTTGGCCGCAAAAGTGGCAGCGAAAAGCGGGCCGACGATCCATCGTGTGATGAAGCTCATCCCCTATACAAAAAATAAAAATTTCCAGGAAGGGATCGAAGCAGAAGCTGAGGCATTTGGGGAGATATTTGGCAATGAAGATGCCAGTGAAGGAATTACTGCTTTTATAGAAAAGAGAAAACCAAGTTTTCAAGATAAATAG
- the uvrC gene encoding excinuclease ABC subunit UvrC — MNERIKEKLAVLPAQPGCYLMKDKQGTIIYVGKSKALKNRVRSYFTGANDQKTQRLVQEIVEFEYIVTSSEIEALILEMNLIKKYDPKYNVLLKDDKTYPYLKITAEEHPRLIVTRKVKKDKGKYFGPYPNVIAARETKKLLDRLYPLRKCDKMPDRVCLYYHMNQCLGPCQYPVSQETNRQIVQSISSFLGGGHKEIKKELKTKMYKASEDLDFERAKELRDQIQHIDAVMEQQKMTLKDTVDRDVFGYSYDKGWMCVQVFFVRQGKLIERDVSIFPFYDDPADTFLSYIGRFYLHQNHPKPKQVLVPAPTDNDLLKELLEIDVTVPYRGRKKELVELAEKNAEIALEEKFSIIEKDEERTILAVENLGEKLHIETPHRIEAFDNSNIQGTDPVSAMIVFIDGKPDKKQYRKYKIRSVEGPDDYETMREVVRRRYSRVLKEGLPLPDLIVIDGGKGQMKAASDVLENELGLDIPLCGLAKDDKHRTSELLYGVPPAVVNLDRNSKEFYLIQRIQDEVHRFAITFHRQLRGKSVFKSELDNIPGVGGKRRRLLLRHFKSVTEIKNASQDDLVRLGLPVPTADAILQHLQGKEKNGDE; from the coding sequence ATGAATGAACGAATAAAAGAGAAGCTTGCAGTACTGCCCGCTCAACCAGGCTGTTATCTGATGAAAGATAAGCAAGGGACCATTATCTATGTGGGAAAGTCGAAAGCATTGAAAAACCGGGTCCGGTCTTATTTTACCGGAGCGAATGATCAGAAAACGCAAAGACTTGTGCAGGAAATTGTCGAATTTGAGTATATTGTCACCTCTTCTGAAATTGAAGCCCTTATTCTTGAAATGAATTTGATTAAAAAATATGACCCTAAATATAACGTCCTGCTAAAAGACGATAAAACATATCCTTATTTGAAAATTACTGCGGAAGAGCATCCGCGGTTGATTGTGACGAGGAAAGTAAAAAAAGACAAGGGGAAATATTTCGGTCCGTACCCGAATGTAATCGCGGCCAGAGAAACAAAAAAGCTCCTGGACAGGCTGTATCCTCTTCGAAAATGCGACAAAATGCCGGACCGGGTTTGTTTATATTATCATATGAACCAGTGTCTTGGCCCTTGCCAATACCCAGTATCCCAAGAAACGAACAGGCAGATCGTACAAAGTATCAGTTCTTTTCTGGGCGGGGGACATAAGGAAATAAAAAAAGAGCTGAAAACAAAGATGTATAAAGCATCCGAGGACCTTGACTTTGAACGGGCCAAAGAGCTTCGCGATCAAATTCAGCACATTGATGCGGTGATGGAACAACAAAAAATGACGCTGAAAGATACTGTGGACAGAGATGTGTTCGGCTATTCCTATGATAAAGGTTGGATGTGCGTCCAGGTCTTCTTTGTGAGACAGGGTAAGTTGATTGAGCGGGATGTCTCGATTTTTCCGTTCTATGATGACCCCGCAGATACCTTTTTAAGTTACATCGGCAGGTTTTATCTCCATCAAAACCACCCGAAACCGAAGCAAGTACTGGTTCCTGCACCGACAGACAATGATCTCTTAAAAGAACTGCTTGAAATAGATGTGACGGTTCCTTACAGAGGCAGGAAAAAAGAACTGGTGGAACTGGCAGAAAAAAATGCGGAAATTGCATTGGAAGAAAAGTTCTCCATCATCGAAAAGGATGAGGAACGGACGATTCTTGCCGTCGAAAACTTAGGAGAAAAGCTTCATATTGAAACACCTCATCGAATCGAAGCTTTTGACAATTCGAATATCCAGGGAACCGATCCTGTCTCGGCGATGATTGTATTTATTGACGGAAAACCGGACAAGAAGCAGTATCGTAAGTATAAAATCCGCAGTGTGGAAGGTCCGGATGACTATGAAACGATGCGTGAAGTTGTAAGACGACGATACTCCAGGGTATTAAAAGAGGGGCTTCCACTTCCTGATTTGATTGTAATTGACGGAGGAAAAGGGCAGATGAAGGCTGCTTCCGATGTCTTGGAAAACGAGCTCGGTCTCGATATTCCTTTGTGCGGACTTGCAAAGGATGATAAGCACCGGACAAGCGAGTTGCTTTATGGCGTGCCTCCTGCCGTTGTGAATCTGGATAGGAACTCGAAAGAATTTTACCTGATTCAGCGCATACAGGATGAAGTTCACCGGTTTGCGATCACCTTCCATCGGCAGCTTCGGGGAAAGAGCGTGTTTAAGTCCGAACTTGATAACATCCCTGGAGTAGGCGGAAAACGGCGAAGATTACTGCTGAGGCATTTTAAATCGGTTACCGAAATAAAAAATGCCAGTCAAGATGACCTGGTCCGACTGGGACTGCCTGTTCCGACTGCGGATGCGATCCTGCAACATTTGCAGGGGAAAGAAAAAAATGGAGATGAATAA
- a CDS encoding succinate dehydrogenase cytochrome b558 subunit yields MAENRDFFYRRLHSLLGVIPIGVFLIQHLLVNHFAVYGRESFEQAAGFIHDLPFRIVLEFVVIYIPILFHAILGVYIVFTVKYNNRRYSFFRNIMFTLQRVSGIITLIFIAWHVWETRIAIGLGNAELNYSLMENILTQPFMFWFYIIGVVSTTFHFANGLWSFLVTWGFTITPRSQRVATYATLVVFLIVTYIGVRAIFAFAYGA; encoded by the coding sequence ATGGCGGAGAATCGCGATTTTTTCTATCGCAGACTACATTCACTTTTAGGGGTAATTCCAATCGGTGTGTTTTTGATACAGCATCTGCTGGTTAATCATTTTGCCGTGTATGGAAGAGAAAGTTTTGAACAGGCGGCCGGTTTTATTCACGACTTGCCTTTCAGGATTGTGCTCGAGTTTGTGGTGATTTACATTCCAATTCTGTTCCATGCAATTTTAGGTGTTTATATTGTTTTTACGGTCAAGTACAACAATAGGCGTTACAGCTTTTTCCGGAATATCATGTTCACACTGCAACGGGTTTCCGGTATCATCACGCTTATCTTTATCGCTTGGCACGTATGGGAAACACGGATTGCCATTGGCCTTGGGAACGCAGAACTTAATTACAGCTTAATGGAGAACATCCTGACACAGCCATTTATGTTCTGGTTCTATATCATTGGAGTGGTTTCGACTACATTTCATTTTGCGAATGGTCTATGGAGCTTCCTGGTTACATGGGGATTCACGATCACACCTCGTTCTCAAAGAGTGGCTACATACGCAACGCTGGTCGTTTTCCTTATTGTAACCTATATAGGTGTAAGAGCAATTTTTGCTTTTGCATACGGAGCATAA
- a CDS encoding electron transfer flavoprotein subunit alpha/FixB family protein: protein MSKKVLVIGETRDGVLRNVTFEAIAAAKTLSNGGEITGLICGESGLNPLAEEMIHFGADRSIVVEHPKLKTYTSEGFAQAVGRVIEQEEPDAIVMGHTAIGKDLTPKLAARFETGLISDVTELEEGGDNVVFTRPIYSGKAFEKKIITDGILFVTIRPNNIAALEKDTSRTGEITAIEVEIGDLRTVITDVIKKTADGVDLSEAKVIVAGGRGVKSKEGFDPLYELAEVLGGAVGASRGACDADYCDYSLQIGQTGKVVTPDLYIACGISGAIQHLAGMSNSKVIVAINKDPEANIFNIADYGIVGDLFEVIPQLIEEIKQVKVNA from the coding sequence ATGAGCAAAAAAGTACTGGTAATAGGTGAAACACGTGATGGTGTCTTGAGAAATGTAACATTCGAAGCAATAGCGGCTGCTAAAACACTAAGCAACGGGGGAGAAATCACCGGCCTTATTTGTGGCGAATCTGGCTTGAATCCGCTGGCTGAAGAAATGATCCATTTTGGTGCCGATCGATCAATCGTAGTAGAACACCCAAAATTGAAAACGTATACATCTGAAGGATTTGCACAGGCTGTGGGCCGGGTTATTGAACAAGAAGAGCCCGATGCAATCGTGATGGGTCATACGGCAATAGGAAAAGATTTGACGCCTAAACTGGCTGCCCGATTTGAAACTGGTTTGATATCTGATGTGACAGAGTTAGAAGAAGGCGGGGACAACGTTGTCTTTACCAGGCCGATCTATTCTGGGAAAGCATTTGAAAAGAAAATCATTACGGATGGAATTCTGTTTGTGACAATCCGGCCTAACAATATTGCTGCGTTGGAGAAGGATACATCCCGTACCGGAGAGATTACGGCTATCGAAGTAGAAATTGGTGACTTGCGAACAGTTATTACCGATGTCATTAAGAAAACCGCTGACGGAGTTGATTTATCGGAGGCCAAAGTGATTGTTGCCGGCGGCAGAGGTGTGAAAAGTAAGGAAGGATTCGATCCCTTATATGAGTTGGCAGAAGTATTGGGAGGCGCAGTGGGCGCTTCAAGAGGTGCGTGCGACGCCGATTATTGCGATTACTCCCTGCAAATTGGCCAGACAGGAAAAGTGGTTACGCCAGATTTATATATTGCCTGCGGTATCTCGGGAGCGATTCAGCATCTGGCAGGAATGTCCAATTCGAAGGTGATTGTCGCCATCAATAAAGATCCTGAAGCAAACATTTTCAATATTGCTGATTACGGTATTGTAGGAGACTTGTTTGAAGTCATTCCTCAATTGATTGAAGAAATCAAACAGGTAAAAGTGAATGCTTGA